A DNA window from Carassius gibelio isolate Cgi1373 ecotype wild population from Czech Republic chromosome A6, carGib1.2-hapl.c, whole genome shotgun sequence contains the following coding sequences:
- the LOC128016054 gene encoding ral GTPase-activating protein subunit beta-like isoform X2, which translates to MYGPSFPPFKVPEEDAGLIPAEMDNDCVSQTWYRFLHMLSNPVDLSNPVIVSSTPKFQEQLLGGNGVPHEVIQHPCLKQLPQIFFRAMRGVSCLVDAFLGISRPRSDSAPPTPVNRLSMPTPPATTNTTPPHNRRHRPTAVVKTTSKASTTSQTKVSHQPSSTSPLSSPNQASSEPRPLPAPTRPKVNSVLNLFGQWLFDAALVHCKLHSGLSRDSSMTALATQAGVELRRKGSQMSTDTMVSNPMFDANEFPDNYESGRAEACGTLCRIFCSKKTGEDILPVYLSRFYMVLIQGLQISDFICRPVLASIILNSSALFCSDLKGINVVVPYFISALETILPDRELSKFKSYVNPTELRRASIHILLSMIPLPHHFGNVKSEVLLEGKFSNDDSSLHDKAVTFLSLKLRLVNILIGALQTETDSINTQMILAAMLNIVQDSALLESVGAQAEVGSVDGSHSLDKSHSRNNSGISNASAGSSEATTPDSERPAQALMRDYALHTDTAPGLLIRSIHLLTQRLNSQWRLDMSISLAALELLAGLAKVKVSVESSDRKRAVSSVCSYIVYQCSRPAPLHSRDLHSMIVAAFHCLCVWLTEHPDMLNEKDCLIEVLEIVELGISGSKSKTSEQEVKYKGDKEHNPASMRVKDAAEATLSCIMQVLGAFPSPSGSASPCSLLNEDTLIKYSRLTSTSHSNFRYFVLDNSVILAMLEQPLGNEQNPCPSVTMLIRGMSGRHAWTMQLFHQPRGARANQKQVFVPESRPAPKNDVGIRFNVKHRPFPEEVDKIPFVKADLSIPDLHDIVDKELEQQHEKLRGVMGKQIDYETKLEHCTEDLWRNKPFPDPLTDCKPPAPAQEFQTARLFLSHFGFLSLEALKEPGNSRLPPHLIALDSSVPGFFDDISYLDLLPSRPCDTVFIFYMKAGQKSSQEILRNVESSANVQPHFLELLLSLGWPVEVGQHPGWTGSVFTSWTINTSSGAETPDDSVTLGDTGGGVFNGEKRVLYYADALTEIAFVVPSLSDSSAESSEHSFPTADSESQMEMLPSSLKQPNLTLELFPNHSDNMGPSQRSPTVKSRKLPAGRTIPLLGPDAKVLVVWVERYDDIENFPVSEFLAETSTGVETTVNSSTSRSSSSEKDVPIIFIHPLKTGLFRIKLHGALGKFSMVIPLVDNMVVSRRSLGFLVRQTVINACRRKRLESDSYSPPHVRRKQKIAEIVNRYRNKQLEPEFYTSLFQEVGETSLNP; encoded by the exons ATGTACGGCCCGTCCTTCCCTCCGTTTAAAGTTCCCGAGGAAGACGCCGGCCTCATCCCAGCGGAGATGGACAACGACTGTGTGTCTCAGACGTGGTATCGATTTCTACACATGCTCAG TAACCCCGTGGACCTGAGCAATCCCGTCATAGTGAGTTCCACCCCAAAGTTTCAGGAGCAGCTGCTCGGAGGAAACGGCGTTCCTCACGAGGTCATTCAGCACCCCTGTCTCAAACAGCTTCCTCAGATCTTCTTCAGAGCGATGAGGGGCGTCAGCTGCCTCGTGGACGCTTTCCTCG GTATTTCCCGCCCCCGGTCAGACAGTGCTCCGCCCACACCTGTCAATCGGCTCAGTATGCCCACGCCCCCAGCGACAACCAACACTACACCCCCTCACAACCGCAGGCACCGCCCAACCGCTGTTGTCAAAACAACCAGCAAAGCCTCAACG ACTAGTCAGACCAAAGTGTCGCACCAGCCGTCATCCACTTCCCCGCTCTCCAGCCCAAACCAGGCGAGCTCCGAGCCACGGCCGCTTCCAGCTCCGACCCGTCCGAAGGTCAACAGCGTGCTCAATCTGTTCGGCCAATGGCTGTTTGACGCTGCGCTGGTCCACTGTAAACTCCACTCCGGCCTGAGCAGAGACAGCAGCATGACCG cccTGGCGACTCAAGCTGGAGTTGAACTGAGACGTAAAGGCTCTCAGATGTCCACAGACACCATGGTGTCCAACCCCATGTTCGACGCCAATGAGTTTCCTGATAACTACGAGTCGGGTCGAGCCGAAGCGTGTGGGACGCTGTGCAGGATCTTCTGCAGTAAGAAGACCGGAGAAGACATACTTCCAGTGTACCTGTCCAG GTTCTACATGGTTCTCATCCAGGGTCTCCAGATATCAGACTTCATCTGCAGGCCGGTTTTAGCCAGCATCATCCTCAACTCTTCAGCTCTGTTCTGCTCCGATCTCAAAGGGATCAATGTTGTGGTTCCTTACTTCATATCTGCGCTGGAGACCATCCTCCCGGATCG AGAGTTGTCTAAGTTTAAGTCGTATGTGAACCCCACCGAGCTGAGGAGAGCTTCCATCCATATCCTGCTGTCTATGATTCCTCTTCCTCACCACTTTGGGAACGTCAAATCAGAG GTTTTGTTGGAGGGGAAATTCAGCAATGATGACAGCTCTCTTCATGACAAGGCGGTCACCTTCCTCTCCCTCAAGCTGCGATTGGTCAATATTTTGATTGGCGCCCTGCAAACAGAGACCGACTCGATCAATACACAGATGATTCTAG CGGCAATGCTGAATATCGTCCAGGATTCGGCTCTGTTGGAGTCTGTTGGTGCTCAAGCTGAAGTG GGCAGTGTGGATGGAAGCCATTCTCTGGATAAGAGCCACAGTCGTAATAACAGCGGCATCAGCAACGCTAGCGCAGGCAGCTCCGAGGCTACGACTCCAGACAGTGAACGCCCCGCACAGGCCCTGATGAGGGACTACG CTCTCCACACAGACACAGCGCCCGGGCTTCTGATCCGCAGCATCCACCTGCTGACCCAGAGACTCAACTCTCAGTGGAGACTGGACATGAGCATCTCACTGGCCGCCCTCGAGCTGCTGGCCGGCCTCGCCAAG GTGAAGGTGAGCGTGGAGTCGTCGGATCGTAAGCGTGCCGTCAGCTCCGTCTGCAGTTATATCGTGTATCAGTGCAGTCGTCCGGCTCCGCTTCACTCCAGAGATCTGCACTCCATGATCGTGGCTGCGTTCCACTGTCTGTGCGTCTGGCTCACGGAGCACCCCGACATGCTCAATGAGAAG GATTGTCTGATCGAGGTGCTGGAAATCGTCGAGCTCGGGATCTCGGGCAGTAAGTCCAAAACCAGCGAACAGGAAGTGAAGTACAAAGGTGATAAAGAGCACAACCCGGCGTCGATGAGGGTCAAAGATGCTGCCGAGGCCACGTTATCCTG tataATGCAGGTGTTAGGAGCGTTCCCGTCTCCCAGCGGCTCCGCGTCGCCCTGCAGTCTCCTGAACGAGGACACGCTGATCAAATACTCCCGACTCACCTCCACGTCTCACAGCAACTTCAGATACTTCGTCCTGGACAACTCGGTGATCCTGGCCATGCTGGAGCAGCCGCTGGGAAACGAGCAGA ACCCCTGTCCGTCAGTCACCATGTTGATCAGAGGCATGTCTGGACGACACGCGTGGACAATGCAGCTCTTCCATCAGCCTCGAGGAGCAAGAGCCAATCAGAAG CAAGTGTTTGTTCCTGAAAGCCGTCCTGCTCCCAAAAACGATGTCGGGATTCGGTTTAACGTCAAGCACAGGCCGTTCCCAGAGGAAGTGGATAAGATCCCGTTCGTGAAAGCCGACCTGAGCATCCCGGATCTCCATGACATTGTGGATAAAGAG ctggaGCAGCAGCACGAGAAGCTGCGAGGCGTGATGGGAAAGCAGATCGATTACGAGACCAAACTGGAGCACTGCACGGAGGACTTGTGGAGGAACAAACCCTTCCCAGATCCGCTGACAGACTGTAAACCTCCGGCTCCCGCTCAAGAGTTCCAGACGGCCCGCCTCTTCCTGTCGCACTTCGGCTTCCTGTCACTAGAGGCGCTCAAG GAGCCTGGAAACAGTCGACTGCCTCCTCACCTCATCGCTCTGGACTCATCTGTGCCGGGCTTTTTCGACGACATCAGCTACCTGGACCTGTTACCGTCCCGGCCGTGTGACACCGTGTTCATCTTCTACATGAAAGCTGGACAGAAGAGCAGCCAAGAG ATCTTGAGGAACGTGGAGTCGTCTGCAAACGTACAGCCTCACTTCCTGgagctgctgctgtctctgggATGGCCGGTGGAGGTCGGACAGCATCCGGGATGGACAGGAAGTGTGTTCACCAGCTGGACCATCAACACATCCAGCGGTGCTGAGactccag atgattcagtgactctggGAGACACAGGCGGCGGTGTGTTTAACGGAGAGAAGCGAGTGCTCTATTATGCAGACGCTCTGACAGAAATCGCCTTTGTGGTGCCGTCCCTCAGCGACTCGTCCG CGGAGTCCTCGGAGCACAGCTTCCCGACCGCAGACTCCGAATCTCAGATGGAGATGTTACCCAGTTCACTGAAGCAGCCCAACCTCACGCTGGAGCTCTTCCCTAATCACTCCGACAACATGGGACCCTCACAACGG TCCCCGACAGTGAAAAGCAGGAAGTTGCCGGCTGGAAGGACGATCCCGCTGTTAGGACCGGACGCTAAAGTCTTGGTTGTGTGGGTTGAGCGATACGATGACATAG AGAACTTTCCCGTGTCGGAGTTCCTGGCGGAGACGAGCACCGGTGTGGAGACGACGGTCAACAGCAGCACGTCCAG GTCCAGCTCCTCAGAGAAGGACGTCCCCATTATATTCATCCATCCGCTGAAGACCGGCCTGTTCCGGATCAAACTACACGGGGCTCTGGGAAAATTCAGCATGGTCATTCCTTTAGTGGACAACATGGTGGTCAGCAGGAGATCACTGg GGTTCCTGGTGCGTCAGACTGTAATAAACGCGTGTCGGAGGAAGCGTCTCGAGAGCGACTCTTACAGCCCTCCTCACGTGCGGCGGAAACAGAAAATCGCAGAAATCGTGAACCGTTACCGTAACAAACAGCTGGAGCCCGAGTTCTACACCTCGCTGTTTCAGGAGGTGGGTGAGACGAGCCTCAACCCGTGA
- the LOC128016054 gene encoding ral GTPase-activating protein subunit beta-like isoform X1 has translation MYGPSFPPFKVPEEDAGLIPAEMDNDCVSQTWYRFLHMLSNPVDLSNPVIVSSTPKFQEQLLGGNGVPHEVIQHPCLKQLPQIFFRAMRGVSCLVDAFLGVAVCKKLECRETLPFSGVTVSRSNIQDRLPSIGVAVSRNNFRDRLPSYGISRPRSDSAPPTPVNRLSMPTPPATTNTTPPHNRRHRPTAVVKTTSKASTTSQTKVSHQPSSTSPLSSPNQASSEPRPLPAPTRPKVNSVLNLFGQWLFDAALVHCKLHSGLSRDSSMTALATQAGVELRRKGSQMSTDTMVSNPMFDANEFPDNYESGRAEACGTLCRIFCSKKTGEDILPVYLSRFYMVLIQGLQISDFICRPVLASIILNSSALFCSDLKGINVVVPYFISALETILPDRELSKFKSYVNPTELRRASIHILLSMIPLPHHFGNVKSEVLLEGKFSNDDSSLHDKAVTFLSLKLRLVNILIGALQTETDSINTQMILAAMLNIVQDSALLESVGAQAEVGSVDGSHSLDKSHSRNNSGISNASAGSSEATTPDSERPAQALMRDYDTAPGLLIRSIHLLTQRLNSQWRLDMSISLAALELLAGLAKVKVSVESSDRKRAVSSVCSYIVYQCSRPAPLHSRDLHSMIVAAFHCLCVWLTEHPDMLNEKDCLIEVLEIVELGISGSKSKTSEQEVKYKGDKEHNPASMRVKDAAEATLSCIMQVLGAFPSPSGSASPCSLLNEDTLIKYSRLTSTSHSNFRYFVLDNSVILAMLEQPLGNEQNPCPSVTMLIRGMSGRHAWTMQLFHQPRGARANQKQVFVPESRPAPKNDVGIRFNVKHRPFPEEVDKIPFVKADLSIPDLHDIVDKELEQQHEKLRGVMGKQIDYETKLEHCTEDLWRNKPFPDPLTDCKPPAPAQEFQTARLFLSHFGFLSLEALKEPGNSRLPPHLIALDSSVPGFFDDISYLDLLPSRPCDTVFIFYMKAGQKSSQEILRNVESSANVQPHFLELLLSLGWPVEVGQHPGWTGSVFTSWTINTSSGAETPDDSVTLGDTGGGVFNGEKRVLYYADALTEIAFVVPSLSDSSAESSEHSFPTADSESQMEMLPSSLKQPNLTLELFPNHSDNMGPSQRSPTVKSRKLPAGRTIPLLGPDAKVLVVWVERYDDIENFPVSEFLAETSTGVETTVNSSTSRSSSSEKDVPIIFIHPLKTGLFRIKLHGALGKFSMVIPLVDNMVVSRRSLGFLVRQTVINACRRKRLESDSYSPPHVRRKQKIAEIVNRYRNKQLEPEFYTSLFQEVGETSLNP, from the exons ATGTACGGCCCGTCCTTCCCTCCGTTTAAAGTTCCCGAGGAAGACGCCGGCCTCATCCCAGCGGAGATGGACAACGACTGTGTGTCTCAGACGTGGTATCGATTTCTACACATGCTCAG TAACCCCGTGGACCTGAGCAATCCCGTCATAGTGAGTTCCACCCCAAAGTTTCAGGAGCAGCTGCTCGGAGGAAACGGCGTTCCTCACGAGGTCATTCAGCACCCCTGTCTCAAACAGCTTCCTCAGATCTTCTTCAGAGCGATGAGGGGCGTCAGCTGCCTCGTGGACGCTTTCCTCG GTGTTGCTGTTTGTAAGAAACTCGAGTGTCGTGAAACTCTGCCCTTTTCTG GAGTCACAGTGTCTAGGAGCAATATTCAGGACAGACTTCCCTCTATAG GTGTTGCTGTATCTCGGAACAATTTTCGAGACAGACTCCCATCTTATG GTATTTCCCGCCCCCGGTCAGACAGTGCTCCGCCCACACCTGTCAATCGGCTCAGTATGCCCACGCCCCCAGCGACAACCAACACTACACCCCCTCACAACCGCAGGCACCGCCCAACCGCTGTTGTCAAAACAACCAGCAAAGCCTCAACG ACTAGTCAGACCAAAGTGTCGCACCAGCCGTCATCCACTTCCCCGCTCTCCAGCCCAAACCAGGCGAGCTCCGAGCCACGGCCGCTTCCAGCTCCGACCCGTCCGAAGGTCAACAGCGTGCTCAATCTGTTCGGCCAATGGCTGTTTGACGCTGCGCTGGTCCACTGTAAACTCCACTCCGGCCTGAGCAGAGACAGCAGCATGACCG cccTGGCGACTCAAGCTGGAGTTGAACTGAGACGTAAAGGCTCTCAGATGTCCACAGACACCATGGTGTCCAACCCCATGTTCGACGCCAATGAGTTTCCTGATAACTACGAGTCGGGTCGAGCCGAAGCGTGTGGGACGCTGTGCAGGATCTTCTGCAGTAAGAAGACCGGAGAAGACATACTTCCAGTGTACCTGTCCAG GTTCTACATGGTTCTCATCCAGGGTCTCCAGATATCAGACTTCATCTGCAGGCCGGTTTTAGCCAGCATCATCCTCAACTCTTCAGCTCTGTTCTGCTCCGATCTCAAAGGGATCAATGTTGTGGTTCCTTACTTCATATCTGCGCTGGAGACCATCCTCCCGGATCG AGAGTTGTCTAAGTTTAAGTCGTATGTGAACCCCACCGAGCTGAGGAGAGCTTCCATCCATATCCTGCTGTCTATGATTCCTCTTCCTCACCACTTTGGGAACGTCAAATCAGAG GTTTTGTTGGAGGGGAAATTCAGCAATGATGACAGCTCTCTTCATGACAAGGCGGTCACCTTCCTCTCCCTCAAGCTGCGATTGGTCAATATTTTGATTGGCGCCCTGCAAACAGAGACCGACTCGATCAATACACAGATGATTCTAG CGGCAATGCTGAATATCGTCCAGGATTCGGCTCTGTTGGAGTCTGTTGGTGCTCAAGCTGAAGTG GGCAGTGTGGATGGAAGCCATTCTCTGGATAAGAGCCACAGTCGTAATAACAGCGGCATCAGCAACGCTAGCGCAGGCAGCTCCGAGGCTACGACTCCAGACAGTGAACGCCCCGCACAGGCCCTGATGAGGGACTACG ACACAGCGCCCGGGCTTCTGATCCGCAGCATCCACCTGCTGACCCAGAGACTCAACTCTCAGTGGAGACTGGACATGAGCATCTCACTGGCCGCCCTCGAGCTGCTGGCCGGCCTCGCCAAG GTGAAGGTGAGCGTGGAGTCGTCGGATCGTAAGCGTGCCGTCAGCTCCGTCTGCAGTTATATCGTGTATCAGTGCAGTCGTCCGGCTCCGCTTCACTCCAGAGATCTGCACTCCATGATCGTGGCTGCGTTCCACTGTCTGTGCGTCTGGCTCACGGAGCACCCCGACATGCTCAATGAGAAG GATTGTCTGATCGAGGTGCTGGAAATCGTCGAGCTCGGGATCTCGGGCAGTAAGTCCAAAACCAGCGAACAGGAAGTGAAGTACAAAGGTGATAAAGAGCACAACCCGGCGTCGATGAGGGTCAAAGATGCTGCCGAGGCCACGTTATCCTG tataATGCAGGTGTTAGGAGCGTTCCCGTCTCCCAGCGGCTCCGCGTCGCCCTGCAGTCTCCTGAACGAGGACACGCTGATCAAATACTCCCGACTCACCTCCACGTCTCACAGCAACTTCAGATACTTCGTCCTGGACAACTCGGTGATCCTGGCCATGCTGGAGCAGCCGCTGGGAAACGAGCAGA ACCCCTGTCCGTCAGTCACCATGTTGATCAGAGGCATGTCTGGACGACACGCGTGGACAATGCAGCTCTTCCATCAGCCTCGAGGAGCAAGAGCCAATCAGAAG CAAGTGTTTGTTCCTGAAAGCCGTCCTGCTCCCAAAAACGATGTCGGGATTCGGTTTAACGTCAAGCACAGGCCGTTCCCAGAGGAAGTGGATAAGATCCCGTTCGTGAAAGCCGACCTGAGCATCCCGGATCTCCATGACATTGTGGATAAAGAG ctggaGCAGCAGCACGAGAAGCTGCGAGGCGTGATGGGAAAGCAGATCGATTACGAGACCAAACTGGAGCACTGCACGGAGGACTTGTGGAGGAACAAACCCTTCCCAGATCCGCTGACAGACTGTAAACCTCCGGCTCCCGCTCAAGAGTTCCAGACGGCCCGCCTCTTCCTGTCGCACTTCGGCTTCCTGTCACTAGAGGCGCTCAAG GAGCCTGGAAACAGTCGACTGCCTCCTCACCTCATCGCTCTGGACTCATCTGTGCCGGGCTTTTTCGACGACATCAGCTACCTGGACCTGTTACCGTCCCGGCCGTGTGACACCGTGTTCATCTTCTACATGAAAGCTGGACAGAAGAGCAGCCAAGAG ATCTTGAGGAACGTGGAGTCGTCTGCAAACGTACAGCCTCACTTCCTGgagctgctgctgtctctgggATGGCCGGTGGAGGTCGGACAGCATCCGGGATGGACAGGAAGTGTGTTCACCAGCTGGACCATCAACACATCCAGCGGTGCTGAGactccag atgattcagtgactctggGAGACACAGGCGGCGGTGTGTTTAACGGAGAGAAGCGAGTGCTCTATTATGCAGACGCTCTGACAGAAATCGCCTTTGTGGTGCCGTCCCTCAGCGACTCGTCCG CGGAGTCCTCGGAGCACAGCTTCCCGACCGCAGACTCCGAATCTCAGATGGAGATGTTACCCAGTTCACTGAAGCAGCCCAACCTCACGCTGGAGCTCTTCCCTAATCACTCCGACAACATGGGACCCTCACAACGG TCCCCGACAGTGAAAAGCAGGAAGTTGCCGGCTGGAAGGACGATCCCGCTGTTAGGACCGGACGCTAAAGTCTTGGTTGTGTGGGTTGAGCGATACGATGACATAG AGAACTTTCCCGTGTCGGAGTTCCTGGCGGAGACGAGCACCGGTGTGGAGACGACGGTCAACAGCAGCACGTCCAG GTCCAGCTCCTCAGAGAAGGACGTCCCCATTATATTCATCCATCCGCTGAAGACCGGCCTGTTCCGGATCAAACTACACGGGGCTCTGGGAAAATTCAGCATGGTCATTCCTTTAGTGGACAACATGGTGGTCAGCAGGAGATCACTGg GGTTCCTGGTGCGTCAGACTGTAATAAACGCGTGTCGGAGGAAGCGTCTCGAGAGCGACTCTTACAGCCCTCCTCACGTGCGGCGGAAACAGAAAATCGCAGAAATCGTGAACCGTTACCGTAACAAACAGCTGGAGCCCGAGTTCTACACCTCGCTGTTTCAGGAGGTGGGTGAGACGAGCCTCAACCCGTGA